The Thiothrix subterranea genome has a segment encoding these proteins:
- a CDS encoding DUF4388 domain-containing protein translates to MPNRDYHPYLVLWNGLIDVVVQKLSGTLLIATHDNASCRFALEQGRLTHCTFSRLHGEDALIAFTTIQAGRYSFHQQTYPFRSAAMVAHERAVELLGLPAEPETKPSAPAGLKPVSGSLFTKEEMEALFGKFYFE, encoded by the coding sequence ATGCCAAATCGTGATTACCACCCTTACCTCGTCTTATGGAATGGGTTAATTGACGTGGTTGTCCAGAAATTATCTGGCACCTTGCTGATTGCGACCCATGACAATGCGTCTTGCCGCTTCGCCCTTGAACAGGGGCGCTTAACGCATTGCACGTTCAGCCGTTTGCATGGGGAAGATGCCTTGATCGCTTTCACGACCATTCAGGCAGGGCGCTATTCCTTCCATCAGCAAACCTACCCGTTCCGCAGCGCAGCGATGGTGGCGCATGAACGGGCAGTGGAACTGCTGGGTTTACCGGCGGAGCCTGAGACCAAACCCTCAGCGCCAGCAGGATTAAAACCCGTGAGCGGTTCGCTGTTTACTAAAGAGGAAATGGAAGCCTTGTTTGGGAAGTTTTATTTCGAGTAA
- a CDS encoding IS630 family transposase produces MTSRKLQYWVIPPDSDAEFVANMEEVLETYAKPYDAQHPVICMDEQPVQLTKETRQPIAATQIHPRRVDYEYERAGTASIFMFTEPLSGWREAHARPRRTKVDWAIEVAELLEGRYAECDKITLVSDNLNTHTKGAFYEAFEPERARALVRRIEFCHTPKHGSWLNIAENELSSMTRQCVSGRRIGDIETLQKEIAAWSTDVNSQQRGVDWQMNISDARCKLKSIYPKSKE; encoded by the coding sequence ATGACCTCGCGCAAGCTCCAATATTGGGTTATCCCACCGGACAGTGATGCCGAGTTTGTGGCTAATATGGAGGAAGTGCTTGAAACCTATGCGAAACCCTATGATGCCCAGCATCCGGTGATTTGCATGGATGAGCAACCCGTGCAGCTCACCAAAGAAACCCGTCAACCGATTGCAGCGACCCAAATCCATCCCCGTCGGGTGGATTACGAATACGAACGGGCGGGTACAGCCAGCATCTTTATGTTCACCGAACCGCTATCGGGTTGGCGCGAAGCCCATGCCCGACCACGCCGGACGAAAGTGGACTGGGCGATTGAAGTTGCCGAGCTGCTGGAAGGGCGTTACGCGGAGTGTGACAAAATCACCTTGGTTAGCGACAACCTTAACACCCACACCAAGGGTGCATTTTATGAAGCCTTTGAACCGGAACGGGCGCGGGCATTGGTACGTCGGATTGAGTTCTGCCATACCCCTAAACATGGCAGTTGGCTCAACATCGCTGAAAATGAATTGAGTTCCATGACGCGCCAGTGTGTATCAGGTCGCCGTATTGGCGATATTGAAACCTTACAGAAAGAAATTGCAGCATGGTCTACCGACGTGAATAGCCAGCAGCGTGGGGTGGATTGGCAGATGAACATCAGCGATGCACGCTGTAAACTCAAATCCATTTATCCCAAATCTAAGGAATGA
- a CDS encoding alkaline phosphatase D family protein gives MPPIDRRNFIRHAILGSSALASGLLTGCNNNDNDSATTATAASFTHGIASGDPLADRVILWTRVLPSANATNTSVTWEVASDAAFANVVSKGETKTDAARDYTVKVDAAGLIAGNTYYYRFKADGSTSPVGKTRTLPQASPDEVKLAVFSCANYPAGYFHVYAEAAKRDDLFAAIHLGDYIYEYPAGADQYASADAAKLGRIALPANELVKIDDYRQRYAQYRSDKDLQAVHAKLPFICIWDDHEIANDTWKDGAENHTAATEGDFALRRAAALKAWQEWLPVREQDASNPLRAYRSFDFGTLLSLHMLDTRAGGRDKQLDYATYIDPTTGAFNATTFAADMADPTRQLLGAEQMAWLQSQLAASGATWQVLGQQILMGKMYLPSPLLTPTPQKPTVSFAQYGVLAVAFITYQTLVAKLTAAGTPVTPENLLAAGMTAAQLTIVNDPVNQAIIAAPSIPYNLDAWDGYAVARETVFGTARALDKNVVVLSGDTHNAWASDLQDVSGNAIGVEFATPSVSSPGLEEYIPDTKPAELAAGVQQLIPTLAYADTAQRGYMVLSVNATEAKADWYFVSSVKTSTYTTKLEKSLKTTVAGAGKRKLVRS, from the coding sequence ATGCCCCCTATTGATCGCCGTAATTTTATTCGCCACGCCATTTTGGGTTCGAGTGCGCTTGCCAGTGGCTTACTCACGGGTTGCAATAATAATGACAATGACAGCGCAACCACCGCTACGGCTGCCAGTTTTACTCACGGGATTGCCAGCGGCGACCCATTGGCTGATCGCGTGATATTGTGGACGCGGGTATTGCCCAGCGCCAACGCCACCAACACCAGCGTGACGTGGGAAGTTGCCAGCGATGCCGCCTTCGCCAACGTCGTGAGCAAAGGTGAAACCAAAACCGATGCCGCCCGTGATTACACCGTTAAGGTCGATGCCGCTGGTTTGATTGCTGGCAACACGTACTATTACCGCTTCAAAGCCGATGGCAGCACGTCGCCCGTCGGCAAAACCCGCACCTTACCACAAGCCTCGCCGGATGAAGTGAAACTCGCGGTATTTTCATGCGCCAATTACCCAGCGGGTTATTTCCACGTTTATGCCGAAGCCGCCAAGCGCGATGATTTGTTTGCCGCCATCCACTTAGGCGATTACATCTACGAATACCCAGCCGGTGCTGATCAATATGCGTCGGCTGATGCCGCAAAATTGGGGCGGATTGCCCTGCCCGCCAATGAATTGGTGAAAATCGACGATTACCGTCAGCGTTACGCGCAATACCGCAGCGATAAGGACTTGCAAGCAGTCCATGCCAAACTGCCTTTCATCTGCATCTGGGATGACCACGAAATTGCCAACGACACTTGGAAAGATGGCGCGGAAAACCACACAGCGGCGACCGAAGGCGACTTTGCCTTGCGCCGCGCCGCTGCCCTGAAAGCCTGGCAAGAATGGTTGCCAGTACGCGAACAAGATGCCAGCAACCCGCTGCGGGCTTACCGCTCGTTCGACTTCGGTACATTGTTGAGCTTGCACATGCTCGATACCCGTGCCGGTGGACGTGACAAGCAACTCGACTACGCCACATACATTGACCCGACCACTGGCGCATTCAATGCCACGACTTTTGCCGCTGACATGGCAGACCCGACCCGCCAATTGTTGGGCGCGGAACAAATGGCGTGGTTGCAGAGCCAACTGGCGGCATCCGGCGCAACTTGGCAAGTATTGGGGCAACAAATCCTAATGGGCAAGATGTACCTACCCTCGCCGTTGCTGACGCCAACCCCGCAAAAGCCTACCGTCAGCTTTGCCCAGTATGGGGTGCTTGCCGTCGCATTTATCACCTACCAAACCTTGGTTGCCAAACTGACAGCGGCAGGCACACCTGTTACCCCGGAAAACCTGCTGGCAGCGGGCATGACAGCGGCACAACTTACCATCGTCAATGACCCGGTGAATCAAGCCATCATCGCCGCCCCCAGCATCCCTTACAATCTGGATGCGTGGGATGGTTATGCCGTAGCCCGCGAAACGGTGTTCGGCACCGCACGGGCATTGGACAAAAACGTGGTGGTGTTAAGCGGCGATACCCACAATGCTTGGGCAAGCGATTTGCAAGACGTGAGTGGCAATGCCATCGGGGTGGAATTTGCGACACCATCCGTCTCCTCGCCGGGTTTGGAAGAATACATCCCCGACACCAAACCGGCGGAATTGGCGGCTGGCGTGCAGCAATTAATCCCCACGCTGGCTTACGCGGATACCGCACAACGGGGTTACATGGTGTTAAGCGTGAATGCGACCGAAGCCAAAGCGGACTGGTACTTTGTTTCCAGCGTCAAAACCAGCACTTACACCACCAAGCTGGAAAAAAGCCTGAAAACCACGGTAGCCGGTGCGGGCAAGCGCAAGCTGGTGCGCAGTTAA
- a CDS encoding helix-turn-helix domain-containing protein gives MQKKYIVRLSDEERQILEETIKKLRGSGQRVRRAQILLKADVEGANWTDRQIAEAFNCRTKTVENIRQQLVQHGFQQALDGKRREHPPIPTILDGEQEAKIIALRLGSPPAGYANWSLRLLTRHVIELAIVESVSHETLRKMLKKTV, from the coding sequence ATGCAAAAGAAATACATTGTCCGCTTAAGCGATGAAGAGCGTCAGATCCTTGAAGAAACCATCAAGAAACTCCGTGGCAGTGGACAAAGAGTCCGCCGTGCACAGATTTTGCTGAAAGCTGATGTAGAAGGAGCCAACTGGACAGACCGTCAGATAGCTGAAGCCTTCAACTGCCGGACAAAGACCGTTGAAAATATTCGCCAACAGTTGGTGCAGCACGGTTTTCAGCAGGCATTGGACGGCAAGCGACGTGAACACCCACCCATCCCAACAATACTGGATGGCGAACAAGAGGCGAAGATTATCGCGTTGCGCTTAGGTTCGCCGCCAGCGGGTTATGCCAACTGGTCATTGCGCCTGCTCACCCGCCACGTGATTGAATTGGCGATCGTGGAGTCGGTTAGCCACGAAACCCTACGGAAGATGCTAAAAAAAACGGTATGA
- a CDS encoding esterase-like activity of phytase family protein, which produces MRLPVSLKLCALALAVTLGLSACNDNNNETSTGTDNTTTPATTTTKNFNRVASFPVCLQLDADCNVADTTAAEIVAASTDGMTLIYSDSPSKSIGFVDITDPTKPKAAGKLKMSGEPTSVAVKGNYALVGVNTSADFINASGKLDVVSLSSKTVVASLDLGGQPDSVAVSPDGNYAAIAIENERDESVNSGAIPQSPAGYLMIIDLKGEPSAWTSRKVDMSGLADVAPGDPEPEYVDINSNNIAVVTLQENNHIALVNLVDGKITNHFNAGAVDLDKIDTKEEVPALITTDGTLSAIAREPDGVTWLSTDLFVTADEGDWLGGSRGFTIFNTKGEVVFAAGNSMEHQTIRMGHYPDDRSKNKGNEPENADSGTFESNKFLFVASERSNSVFVYNANDNSKPVLKQVLPAGSGPEGVLAIPSRNLLIAASEVDARADIIRSTLNIYRYEDKTAAYPTVISTDDASGQPVAWGAMSGLAATPNDANAVYAIEDSVYQQNRIFKLDVSSKPAKLSVAAKISDLNSVLGSLPVATVDAAAKADSDTRKDVFDSADLKAMINADKTVNLDPEGVAVASDGGFWIASEGAGTVGEAARPVNSANLLFKTDANGIIQQAIPLPADINSKQIRFGFEGVAEYNGRAYVAFQRAWNKEANPRIGIYDTATKTWSFVFYPLDAVASKNGGWVGLSDLTSLGNGQFLVVERDNQGGPDAAIKRLYRIDTNGVAAGATVAKTLVRDILPDLKATGSPVMEKIEGSAVLANGNVLIINDNDGVKDNNGETQLINLGNIIK; this is translated from the coding sequence ATGCGCCTACCTGTTTCCCTAAAACTGTGCGCCCTCGCGCTCGCGGTCACACTCGGCTTAAGTGCCTGTAACGATAACAACAACGAAACCAGCACTGGCACGGATAACACCACCACCCCGGCAACCACCACCACCAAAAATTTCAATCGCGTTGCCTCGTTTCCGGTGTGCCTGCAACTGGATGCTGATTGCAATGTTGCTGACACAACCGCCGCTGAAATCGTCGCCGCCAGCACCGATGGCATGACACTGATTTACAGCGACAGCCCTAGCAAATCCATCGGTTTCGTTGACATCACCGACCCGACCAAACCCAAAGCCGCTGGCAAACTGAAAATGAGCGGCGAACCGACCTCCGTTGCCGTCAAAGGCAATTACGCGCTGGTCGGTGTCAACACCTCCGCCGACTTCATCAATGCCAGCGGCAAACTGGATGTGGTCAGCCTTAGCAGCAAAACCGTGGTTGCCTCCCTCGACCTTGGCGGTCAACCGGATTCCGTAGCAGTTAGCCCTGACGGTAATTACGCCGCCATTGCCATCGAAAACGAACGCGATGAAAGCGTGAACAGTGGCGCGATTCCCCAATCACCCGCCGGTTATCTAATGATCATCGACCTCAAAGGCGAACCCAGCGCATGGACAAGCCGCAAAGTTGACATGAGCGGCTTAGCCGACGTTGCCCCCGGCGACCCAGAGCCGGAATACGTCGACATTAACAGCAATAACATCGCCGTCGTGACCTTACAAGAAAACAACCACATCGCCTTGGTGAACTTAGTCGATGGCAAAATCACTAACCATTTCAATGCAGGCGCGGTAGACCTCGACAAAATCGACACCAAAGAAGAAGTCCCGGCGCTGATTACCACCGACGGTACATTGAGTGCCATCGCACGTGAACCGGATGGCGTAACGTGGTTATCCACCGACTTGTTCGTCACCGCTGACGAAGGCGACTGGTTGGGTGGCAGCCGTGGTTTCACCATTTTCAATACCAAAGGTGAGGTGGTGTTTGCGGCAGGCAATAGCATGGAACATCAAACCATCCGCATGGGTCACTACCCCGATGACCGCTCCAAAAACAAAGGCAATGAACCGGAAAATGCCGATTCTGGCACTTTTGAATCCAATAAATTCCTGTTTGTTGCGTCCGAGCGCTCCAACTCCGTCTTCGTCTACAACGCCAACGACAACAGCAAACCTGTGCTGAAACAAGTGTTGCCAGCGGGTTCAGGGCCGGAAGGTGTGCTGGCGATTCCATCGCGCAATTTGTTGATTGCTGCCAGCGAAGTCGATGCGCGTGCTGACATTATTCGCTCAACACTGAACATTTACCGCTACGAAGACAAAACCGCTGCATACCCGACGGTTATTTCCACCGATGATGCCAGTGGTCAGCCGGTAGCGTGGGGTGCAATGTCGGGTCTTGCCGCGACGCCGAATGATGCCAACGCGGTGTACGCGATCGAAGACAGCGTTTACCAGCAAAACCGCATCTTCAAACTGGACGTATCCAGTAAACCTGCCAAGCTGAGCGTTGCTGCCAAAATCAGCGACCTAAACAGTGTGCTGGGAAGTTTGCCCGTTGCCACGGTTGATGCGGCTGCCAAAGCCGACAGCGATACCCGCAAAGACGTGTTTGACAGTGCCGACCTGAAAGCCATGATCAACGCCGACAAAACCGTCAACCTTGACCCCGAAGGTGTAGCGGTTGCCAGCGATGGCGGTTTCTGGATTGCCTCCGAAGGTGCAGGCACGGTGGGTGAAGCAGCTCGCCCGGTTAATAGTGCTAACCTGCTGTTCAAGACCGACGCTAACGGCATTATCCAGCAAGCCATCCCGCTGCCAGCCGACATTAATAGCAAGCAAATCCGTTTCGGCTTTGAAGGCGTGGCGGAATACAACGGGCGGGCTTACGTCGCCTTCCAACGCGCTTGGAACAAGGAAGCCAACCCACGCATCGGCATCTACGACACCGCGACCAAAACTTGGAGCTTTGTGTTTTACCCGCTGGATGCGGTCGCGTCCAAAAACGGCGGCTGGGTCGGTTTGTCTGACTTGACTTCGCTGGGTAACGGTCAATTCTTGGTGGTCGAGCGTGATAACCAAGGCGGGCCGGATGCTGCCATCAAACGCCTGTACCGCATCGACACCAACGGCGTAGCGGCGGGTGCAACCGTTGCCAAGACCTTGGTACGCGACATCCTGCCAGACCTGAAAGCCACTGGTAGCCCGGTGATGGAAAAGATCGAAGGTTCAGCCGTACTCGCCAATGGCAATGTCTTGATCATCAACGACAACGATGGCGTGAAAGACAACAACGGTGAAACCCAGTTGATCAACTTGGGCAATATCATCAAGTAA
- a CDS encoding Rpn family recombination-promoting nuclease/putative transposase yields MQDKFINLFTDFGFKKLFGEEPNKDLLISFLNTLLPEKHRIQDLQFTKNEYQGANALDRKAIFDLSCTSSTGERFIVELQKAKQNYFKDRSLYYATFPIQEQAQRGDWDYKLTAVYTVGILDFVFDEDRREDDHEVVHFIQLKNQNGHVFYDKLTFIYLTLPHFQKTRGELRTLQDKWFYIFRHLHELQEIPPELQEAIFLKLFAVANIAQFSPIERQVYEDSLKYYRDLKNVTDTARDEGWQEGKAEGMVEGKAEGMAEKAKEVAYHLLRLGIISEAEIASMTGLAIDTIQQLRLQIATNAPDAQGG; encoded by the coding sequence ATGCAAGATAAATTCATTAACCTATTCACTGACTTCGGTTTCAAAAAGCTGTTTGGTGAAGAGCCGAACAAAGACCTGCTGATCAGCTTCTTAAACACCTTGTTGCCTGAAAAACACCGTATTCAGGATTTGCAATTCACCAAGAATGAATACCAAGGCGCTAACGCCCTCGACCGCAAGGCAATTTTCGACCTGAGTTGTACCAGCAGCACGGGCGAGCGCTTTATTGTGGAACTGCAAAAAGCCAAGCAGAATTATTTCAAAGACCGCAGCCTTTATTACGCCACCTTCCCGATTCAGGAACAGGCGCAACGCGGTGATTGGGATTATAAGCTCACGGCGGTTTACACGGTCGGTATCCTCGACTTTGTGTTTGATGAAGACCGGCGCGAAGATGATCATGAAGTCGTCCACTTCATCCAACTGAAAAACCAGAACGGACACGTATTTTACGACAAACTGACGTTCATCTACCTGACGCTGCCACATTTTCAAAAGACACGTGGGGAACTGCGCACCCTGCAAGACAAATGGTTTTACATTTTCAGGCATTTGCATGAGTTGCAGGAAATCCCACCGGAATTGCAAGAAGCCATTTTCCTGAAACTGTTCGCGGTTGCCAACATTGCTCAATTCAGCCCCATTGAACGCCAAGTGTACGAAGACAGTCTTAAATATTACCGTGATTTGAAAAATGTGACAGATACGGCTCGCGACGAAGGTTGGCAGGAGGGCAAAGCGGAAGGCATGGTGGAAGGCAAGGCAGAAGGTATGGCTGAAAAGGCAAAGGAGGTGGCCTATCATCTGCTGCGGCTGGGTATAATTTCTGAGGCAGAGATTGCCAGCATGACGGGGCTGGCAATTGATACGATTCAACAACTTCGGTTACAGATAGCGACCAATGCCCCTGATGCGCAGGGCGGATAA
- a CDS encoding bifunctional 2',3'-cyclic-nucleotide 2'-phosphodiesterase/3'-nucleotidase produces MKLKNVHRPWSLSILLALSASVLLISGCNDNNETATTSDTTNTTSAAKTTLAILATTDVHTNILSYDYYKTTEDKTIGLERTAALIQQARAQYPNSILLDNGDTLQGTAMSDYQAVVKPVTCGETAAQIKVMNYLRYDAMAYGNHEFNYGLPWLDQVTGKNGCAGANFPIVVANVLNVDDKKPRYPATTIVEKTIDGKPLKIGVFGVTPPQIVLWDKRHLDGKVVTEGIKEGATKAVAELKAKGADIIVALNHGGMTKQPYSAELESAGNYVAEVPGIHAMIMGHSHSFFPDGKAYADIPKVDNKTGKVNGVPAVMPGFWGNHLGVITLELEQKDGKWSVASSKSEIRPIAIKDAAGTTTGYVAPDPQVKTLVQAEHDATVTYVSTPIGTSEMPIASFFSHVGDTTALELINKAQTRYVNDYVKANLPQYASLPVLSAAAPFKMNFRGSGYTDIPAGGVAIKNVADLYLYPNTVQAVKIDGKAVKAWLEKSAQYFKTIDPTKAEAQELIDSTFPSYNFDVIDGVTYEIDVAAAVGSRIKNLSYQGVPVTDTQEFIVATNNYRASGGGGFAGLNGSQTIFESPDTNRDMIVEYIKTTKTLTKANSGADKNWRFAPTLTGGTVTFKSACDKLVVATADDIANVTQTSAAKDENGDCTYSIDLSK; encoded by the coding sequence ATGAAGCTGAAAAACGTCCACAGACCTTGGTCATTGAGTATTCTTTTAGCCTTATCTGCCAGTGTCCTGCTGATTTCTGGTTGCAACGATAATAATGAAACCGCTACCACGAGTGACACGACTAACACCACCAGCGCGGCGAAAACCACCCTCGCTATCCTCGCCACCACCGATGTCCACACCAATATCCTGTCTTACGACTACTACAAAACCACCGAAGACAAGACCATCGGTCTGGAACGCACCGCTGCCCTGATTCAGCAAGCACGGGCGCAATACCCCAACAGCATCTTGCTGGACAATGGCGACACCCTGCAAGGCACGGCAATGTCGGATTATCAAGCGGTCGTGAAACCCGTGACGTGTGGCGAAACCGCTGCCCAAATCAAAGTGATGAATTACCTGCGTTACGACGCAATGGCTTACGGCAACCACGAATTCAACTACGGCTTGCCTTGGCTGGATCAAGTGACTGGCAAGAACGGCTGTGCGGGCGCTAATTTCCCCATCGTGGTTGCCAATGTGCTGAATGTCGATGACAAAAAACCACGTTACCCTGCAACCACCATCGTCGAAAAAACCATCGACGGCAAACCGCTTAAGATCGGTGTTTTCGGCGTCACCCCACCGCAAATCGTCTTGTGGGATAAACGCCATCTGGATGGCAAAGTCGTCACCGAAGGCATCAAGGAAGGCGCGACCAAAGCCGTGGCAGAACTCAAAGCCAAGGGTGCTGACATCATCGTTGCGCTCAACCACGGCGGCATGACCAAACAACCTTACTCCGCCGAGTTGGAAAGCGCCGGTAATTACGTGGCAGAAGTACCCGGCATTCATGCGATGATCATGGGGCATTCCCACAGCTTTTTCCCGGATGGCAAAGCCTACGCCGATATTCCGAAGGTGGATAACAAAACCGGCAAAGTGAATGGCGTACCTGCGGTGATGCCCGGTTTCTGGGGCAACCATTTGGGCGTGATCACGCTGGAGCTGGAGCAAAAAGATGGCAAATGGTCAGTCGCCAGTTCCAAAAGCGAAATCCGCCCGATTGCGATTAAAGATGCCGCAGGCACAACCACTGGCTACGTCGCACCCGATCCACAAGTGAAAACCTTGGTGCAAGCGGAACACGATGCCACGGTCACTTACGTCAGTACCCCGATTGGCACGAGCGAAATGCCGATTGCCAGCTTCTTTTCGCACGTGGGGGATACCACCGCGCTGGAGCTGATCAATAAGGCGCAAACCCGCTACGTCAATGATTACGTGAAAGCCAATTTGCCACAATACGCCAGCTTGCCGGTGTTATCAGCCGCAGCACCGTTTAAGATGAATTTCCGGGGGTCGGGTTACACCGATATTCCTGCCGGTGGGGTGGCAATCAAGAACGTTGCCGACTTGTACCTTTACCCGAATACTGTGCAAGCGGTGAAAATTGACGGCAAAGCGGTTAAAGCCTGGTTGGAAAAATCCGCGCAATATTTCAAGACCATTGACCCGACCAAGGCCGAGGCTCAGGAATTGATTGATAGCACTTTCCCGTCCTACAACTTTGACGTGATAGATGGCGTGACGTATGAGATTGATGTTGCCGCCGCCGTGGGCAGCCGTATCAAGAACCTGAGTTACCAAGGCGTGCCAGTGACGGATACGCAGGAATTCATCGTGGCCACCAACAATTACCGTGCTTCTGGCGGCGGTGGGTTTGCCGGTTTGAATGGTAGCCAGACGATTTTTGAATCACCGGATACCAACCGCGACATGATTGTGGAATACATCAAAACCACCAAAACCCTGACCAAAGCGAATAGCGGTGCGGATAAGAACTGGCGTTTTGCCCCGACACTGACCGGAGGCACAGTCACGTTCAAATCGGCTTGCGACAAGCTGGTGGTGGCGACGGCTGATGACATTGCCAATGTGACCCAAACCAGTGCGGCTAAAGACGAGAACGGTGACTGTACTTACAGCATCGACTTGAGCAAGTAA